One part of the Dyadobacter sp. 676 genome encodes these proteins:
- a CDS encoding response regulator yields the protein MATSKTITVLYVDDEIHNLNSFIATFRKEFNVLTARSAIEALEIMKKNPVHIVITDQRMPGMTGVDLLIEVLGRYPNAMRVLLTGFTDLTAVAEALSKGQVHYRMEKPWDEEQIRTVINAAHEISLLRQKGGRSVA from the coding sequence ATGGCGACTTCGAAAACGATAACCGTGCTTTATGTGGACGATGAAATTCATAATCTGAACTCGTTCATAGCGACTTTCCGTAAAGAATTTAATGTACTCACCGCACGCTCCGCTATCGAGGCGCTTGAGATTATGAAAAAGAACCCGGTACATATCGTTATTACCGATCAGCGCATGCCCGGAATGACAGGTGTCGATTTACTAATCGAGGTCCTCGGTAGATACCCCAATGCTATGCGGGTGTTGTTGACAGGTTTTACGGACCTTACGGCCGTTGCCGAAGCGTTGAGTAAGGGCCAGGTTCACTACCGCATGGAAAAGCCCTGGGATGAGGAACAAATCAGAACGGTTATCAATGCCGCTCATGAAATTTCATTGCTCCGTCAAAAGGGGGGCAGGAGCGTAGCATAG